From the genome of Nicotiana sylvestris chromosome 2, ASM39365v2, whole genome shotgun sequence, one region includes:
- the LOC138885383 gene encoding uncharacterized protein, producing MWWVDKNHGLSDDVRIRPPLNGEEETSKPAKGKKRKNKAVADSPQAKKPKSRKPRAATRTSTSAFRASPSTRDKDDDKGQYHLVQRMRLGAGVPPVPPTRAPAGETVAASPKGSGPEVFRGQKLPLGDIDSLDGLNLGPQFSSGELQDTQDLNAANVGGSSQRGESKEMYDHALSRLREELSYHGKEIEKLASRLQELEASSARKEKELGELRASLEGVLRERAGLVEQIGQKNGEILELRKQNKAEQNLIRAVAHASAKARRQALEEASTKGVNLSTEVEKARELEENWELLVALDEGPGDGSEGSGDEECWRFFRDEAIPLRGGGETADLRVDNKRKESPRCEDAYGRASLLLKFKRGESADLPASEASVFKRSFPVPVKGTSRNEGHASPSSFPTKGALGDTRTSDIGSAFGEAQRLGFMAFDKLKFELFHHEARLWKALNREKSLRLLCARKESELVYLRCEVNRSRNCESRLKRQLDSKTEELERLWGEVGRAKREFNELRAQVDAQLAAKEDALSKASALEVQLRKAHANDSIRANMITRLESELLKAKVKVVNARAKAVMSRTRADQKVAAYLKGAAYARAELREAIDRESNSKEYVKCKPRRETLEEIHASGFDLSEEIKQAKAEEHDAKFLLFDAEDGEDGAIGPKSLRGCSVFDSGFDSSSFDPQVFELQTGP from the exons ATGTGGTGGGTGGAcaagaatcatg GCCTTAGCGATGATGTGCGGATAAGACCACCTCTCAATGGCGAGGAGGAGACTTCGAAGCCTGCTAAGggcaagaaaaggaaaaataaagcaGTTGCTGATTCTCCTCAGGCAAAGAAACCTAAATCACGCAAGCCTCGAGCTGCCACCAGGACCTCAACTTCAGCTTTCAGAGCAAGTCCTAGCACTAGGGATAAAGATGATGATAAGGGCCAGTACCATTTGGTACAGAGAATGAGGTTGGGCGCGGGAGTCCCGCCGGTGCCCCCAACTAGAG CCCCCGCTGGGGAGACCGTTGCTGCTAGTCCCAAAGGTTCTGGGCCCGAAGTTTTCCGGGGGCAGAAGTTGCCCCTTGGTGACATCGATTCCTTGGATGGCCTTAATTTGGGCCCTCAGTTCTCCTCTGGGGAGTTACAGGACACTCAGGACCTGAATGCTGCCAACGTGGGGGGATCCTCTCAAAGGGGGGAG TCTAAGGAGATGTACGATCATGCCCTCTCTAGGCTCCGAGAGGAGCTTTCGTACCATGGAAAGGAGATTGAGAAACTTGCCTCGAGATTGCAGGAGTTGGAGGCCTCCTCTGCCCGAAAGGAGAAGGAGCTGGGAGAGCTTCGGGCGAGTTTGGAGGGAGTGCTCAGAGAAAGGGCTGGCCTTGTGGAGCAG ATCGGGCAGAAGAATGGGGAGATCCTTGAGCTGAGAAAGCAAAACAAG GCTGAGCAAAACCTGATTCGGGCTGTCGCTCATGCTAGTGCAAAGGCGAGGAGGCAAGCCTTAGAAGAAGCCAGTACCAAAGGTGTCAATCTCTCGACTGAGGTCGAGAAGGCCCGAGAATTGGAGGAAAACTGGGAGCTCTTAGTTGCTTTGGATGAAGGTCCTGGAGATGGTTCAGAGGGTAGTGGCGATGAAGA GTGTTGGAGATTTTTCCGAGATGAGGCCATTCCCCTTAGGGGAGGAGGAGAGACTGCCGATCTCAGAGTCGATAATAAACGGAAAGAGTCTCCGAGGTGTGAGGATGCCTACGGCAGGGCAAGTCTCCTTTTGAAGTTCAAAAGAGGCGAGTCGGCTGATCTTCCGGCTTCGGAGGCCTCTGTTTTCAAAAGATCATTTCCCGTTCCTGTCAAAGGTACTTCGAGGAACGAGGGTCATGCGTCGCCCTCTTCTTTTCCTACCAAAGGCGCTTTGGGGGATACCAGGACATCAGACATTGGCTCGGCTTTTGGTGAGGCTCAGCGGCTTGGCTTTATG GCCTTTGATAAGCTTAAGTTCGAGCTGTTTCATCATGAGGCTAGGCTGTGGAAAGCTTTGAATAgagagaaatccctcaggctccTTTGTGCGAGGAAGGAAAGTGAGCTGGTATACTTGCGATGTGAGGTGAATCGAAGTCGGAACTGTGAAAGCCGCCTCAAAAGACAG TTGGATAGCAAAACGGAGGAGCTGGAACGACTTTGGGGCGAAGTTGGCCGGGCCAAACGTGAATTTAACGAGTTGAGGGCTCAGGTAGATGCCCAACTTGCAGCCAAGGAGGATGCTTTGTCTAAGGCTTCTGCCCTCGAGGTGCAACTCCGGAAAGCTCATGCGAATGATTCTATTCGAGCGAATATGATCACAAGGCTTGAGTCCGAGCTTTTAAAGGCGAAGGTCAAGGTGGTGAATGCCCGGGCCAAGGCTGTAATGAGCCGCACTAGGGCTGACCAGAAAGTGGCGGCCTATTTGAAGGGTGCTGCCTATGCTAGAGCTGAGCTGAGGGAAGCTATTGATCGCGAGAGCAATAGTAAGGAGTACGTGAAGTGTAAAcctcggagggaaaccctcgaggaaattcatgcaagTGGCTTCGACCTCTCGGAAGAGATCAAGCAAGCCAAGGCGGAAGAACACGATGCTAAATTCCTTCTGTTCGATGCCGAGGATGGCGAGGATGGTGCCATCGGGCCAAAGTCCCTGAGGGGAT GTTCAGTCTTTGattcgggtttcgactcgagctcattcgaccctcaagttttcgaaTTGCAaactggcccttag
- the LOC138885384 gene encoding secreted RxLR effector protein 161-like: protein MKDLGEAKKILSIEIKKDRHSKKLYLSQKEYLKRVIDRFGMNENTKSVSTHLAPHFKLSATMSPKNEAERECISRIPYVNVVGSLMYAIVCTRSDISHVIGVVSRYMHDPGKEHCQAVKWIVRYIRNTVDVGLIFEQKDSQYLVGYCDSDCAGDLEKCRSTTGYIFTFANTLVSWKSTLQSMITLSTTEAEYMAITEAVKKAIWLQGLPRELGIGQESITLFCKVKVLSN, encoded by the coding sequence atgaaggatttgggtgaggcaaagaaaattcttagCATAGAGATAAAAAAAGATAGACATTCAAAGAAACTCTATCTATCTCAAAAAGAATACTTGAAGAGAGTAATAGATCGATTTGGCATGAATGAGAACACAAAGTCGGTTAGCACTCATCTTGCTCCTCACTTTAAGCTTAGTGCTACTATGTCGCCAAAgaatgaagctgaacgagagtgtATATCAAGAATACCATATGTGAATGtcgttggtagcttgatgtatgcaattgTTTGCACAAGATCTGATATTTCACATGTTATCGGAGTTGTAAGCAGGTATATGCAtgatccaggaaaggagcattgtcAAGCTGTGAAATGGATTGTACGGTATATTcgtaatactgtagatgttggaTTGATTTTTGAGCAGAAAGATAGTCAGTATTtggttggatattgtgactcagattgtGCAGGTGATTTGGAAAAGTGTAGATCAACTACCGGTTATATTTTCACTTTTGCAAATACActagttagttggaagtctacgtTGCAGTCAATGATTACTTTGTCTACTActgaggcagagtacatggcaatTACGGAGGCTGTAAAgaaggcaatttggcttcaagggttGCCTAGAGAGCTTGGTATTGGTCAAGAAAGCATCACACTATTTTGTAAAGTCAAGGTGCTATCAAATTAG